The following are from one region of the Pleurodeles waltl isolate 20211129_DDA chromosome 4_1, aPleWal1.hap1.20221129, whole genome shotgun sequence genome:
- the LOC138287069 gene encoding olfactory receptor 5AP2-like: MQTGNGTHVMEFILLGLTEDPALQIPLFCFFLLVYSINLLCNFGIMVLITMNHNLHSPMYFLLCSLAFVDISFSSVAVPNMLVNFLWMRKTISFVGCAVQMFLSYVVGSADVFMMALMAYDRYTAICNPLLYPVIMNNRTCLHLLVGITVIAVINSLTHAVFTFRLPFCKDNKISHFFCDVPALLKLACSDTTFNEVVLISMAGGLIVISLVIVLISYVYIVSAILKISSSEGRKKTFSTCSSHFFCVTLFFGTLVFMYAKPTASHSMAKDNVASVFYMVIIPMLNPLIYSFRNHEIKQALRKGLEKISASK, encoded by the coding sequence ATGCAAACAGGCAACGGGACCCATGTGATGGAGTTTATTCTTTTAGGACTTACAGAAGACCCAGCACTACAGATTCCTCTGTTCTGTTTCTTTCTCCTGGTATATAGTATTAACCTTCTTTGCAATTTCGGGATCATGGTATTGATCACAATGAACCATAACCTTCACAGCCCCATGTACTTCTTGCTTTGTAGTTTGGCCTTTGTAGACATCTCTTTCTCTTCTGTCGCTGTCCCCAACATGTTGGTCAACTTCCTATGGATGAGGAAGACAATTTCATTTGTGGGGTGTGCAGTACAGATGTTTTTATCATATGTAGTTGGTAGTGCAGATGTTTTTATGATGGCATTGATGGCCTATGATCGGTATACAGCTATTTGTAATCCCTTGCTCTATCCTGTCATAATGAACAATAGAACCTGTCTTCATCTTCTTGTTGGCATAACTGTAATTGCTGTAATCAATTCACTAACACATGCAGTTTTCACCTTTAGGCTGCCTTTCTGCAAGGATAATAAGATCAGCCATTTCTTCTGTGACGTTCCTGCCCTCTTGAAACTTGCGTGCTCTGATACCACCTTCAATGAAGTGGTTCTGATTTCCATGGCGGGTGGACTCATAGTGATATCTCTAGTCATCGTCTTAATATCATATGTCTACATAGTGTCTGCAATTCTAAAGATAAGTTCCTCAGAGGGGAGGAAGAAGACCTTCTCCACTTGTTCCTCCCATTTTTTTTGTGTCACATTATTTTTTGGCACACTTGTTTTTATGTACGCCAAGCCCACTGCAAGCCACTCAATGGCCAAGGACAATGTGGCATCTGTTTTCTATATGGTAATAATTCCTATGCTTAACCCGCTAATTTACAGCTTTAGAAACCACGAGATAAAACAAGCCCTGAGAAAAGGGTTAGAAAAGATCAGTGCCTCCAAATAG